In Vibrio hippocampi, the following are encoded in one genomic region:
- a CDS encoding vWA domain-containing protein, whose protein sequence is MEWSSLTLSYPWWLLLLPVPWLVYRLAPAYTTKQSAIKVPFFQSLLQILGETPATGATQLSATGWQRVFLQMAWCCLVLALCKPTVLGEPQVREKLGRDVMVAVDLSGSMAEMDFFDQQGSAISRLEAVKQVLKQFAADRKGDRLGLILFGDAAYLQTPFTADHQVWLQLLDQTEVAMAGQSTHLGDAIGLAIKVFEQSEGAPDTQKVLVLLTDGNDTGSFVEPKDAALVAAAKEVRIHVIAMGDPATVGEQAMDLQTIEDIATTSGGQSFQALDQQALQQAYQVIGELEPQLYQSTFYRPKQSLHAYLIMLVVVSYLLAFMLATLRYQGINADKKQQVER, encoded by the coding sequence ATGGAGTGGAGTAGCCTCACCCTAAGTTACCCTTGGTGGCTATTGCTGCTACCTGTGCCTTGGTTGGTTTATCGACTGGCACCGGCTTACACGACCAAACAGAGCGCTATCAAGGTGCCATTCTTTCAGTCATTGCTACAAATCTTAGGTGAAACCCCAGCAACCGGGGCGACGCAACTGTCCGCCACTGGGTGGCAGCGTGTGTTTTTGCAGATGGCGTGGTGCTGTCTGGTTTTGGCGTTGTGTAAACCGACCGTATTAGGCGAACCGCAAGTGAGAGAAAAGCTAGGGCGAGATGTGATGGTGGCGGTGGATCTTTCGGGTTCGATGGCAGAGATGGATTTTTTCGATCAACAAGGCAGTGCTATCTCGCGTCTTGAAGCGGTCAAACAGGTGCTAAAACAATTTGCAGCGGATAGAAAAGGCGACCGCCTCGGGCTGATTCTGTTTGGCGATGCCGCCTATCTGCAAACCCCATTCACGGCAGATCATCAGGTCTGGTTGCAACTGTTAGATCAAACCGAAGTCGCCATGGCGGGGCAAAGTACTCATCTTGGCGATGCAATTGGATTGGCGATTAAGGTATTTGAGCAATCGGAAGGCGCACCGGATACACAGAAAGTATTAGTGTTACTGACCGATGGCAATGATACTGGCAGTTTCGTTGAGCCCAAAGACGCTGCATTAGTAGCGGCAGCGAAAGAGGTGCGAATTCACGTTATCGCCATGGGTGATCCGGCGACTGTCGGCGAGCAAGCGATGGATTTGCAAACCATTGAGGATATTGCAACGACCAGTGGCGGGCAGTCATTTCAGGCGTTAGACCAGCAAGCCTTACAACAAGCGTATCAAGTCATTGGTGAACTGGAGCCTCAGCTTTACCAGAGTACCTTTTACCGTCCAAAGCAGTCGTTGCACGCTTATCTTATTATGTTGGTGGTCGTCAGTTATTTATTGGCATTTATGTTAGCGACGCTACGTTATCAAGGTATCAACGCGGATAAAAAACAACAGGTAGAGCGATGA
- a CDS encoding DUF4381 domain-containing protein, producing the protein MSQSAPSSYILRNMAEVANPDSVSLIPQTLGWLLLLVIILLVLSYVVTKRYLNYRMNQYRREALAILQHNQHNEKRDLMCYQVLTQVSHYLYLQQKKYPQQKKQFGQAWLDYLNRQCAGKACFQPELSQAWLNHLVGGNQDFSSQDSQAIFAATEQWLSAHRVPQWLSEQWNFSVVVKRGLSRLTLKATSAQGAINQGQRNQGNSKQGDSNGVE; encoded by the coding sequence TTGAGTCAATCAGCCCCTAGTTCTTATATCCTGCGAAATATGGCAGAGGTCGCCAATCCAGATAGTGTTAGCTTGATACCGCAGACATTAGGCTGGCTATTGCTGCTAGTGATTATCTTGCTGGTGCTTAGTTACGTTGTAACCAAGCGCTATCTTAATTACCGCATGAATCAATACCGTCGAGAGGCGCTGGCGATATTGCAACACAATCAACATAACGAAAAACGCGACTTGATGTGTTATCAGGTTCTAACTCAAGTCTCACACTACCTTTACCTGCAGCAGAAAAAGTACCCGCAGCAGAAGAAGCAATTTGGGCAAGCTTGGTTGGACTATTTAAACCGGCAGTGCGCGGGCAAAGCCTGTTTTCAACCCGAACTGAGCCAAGCTTGGTTAAATCACCTTGTTGGCGGTAACCAAGACTTTTCTTCACAGGACTCGCAAGCCATTTTTGCCGCCACCGAGCAGTGGCTCAGCGCTCATAGGGTGCCTCAATGGTTATCGGAACAGTGGAATTTCAGCGTTGTGGTCAAACGCGGGCTTAGCCGTTTGACCTTGAAAGCAACGAGTGCGCAAGGCGCGATTAATCAAGGGCAACGCAATCAAGGAAACAGCAAACAAGGAGACAGCAATGGAGTGGAGTAG
- a CDS encoding DUF58 domain-containing protein has translation MAKATIDDSRIYVSYSQLIELQAQTHSFSLLPHLIAKGSMSGRNQSPFRGRGLNFEELRHYQLGDDIRNLDWKVTMRTGKPHVRTYTEEKDRQFILCVDQRSGMFFSSVETMKSVVAAQVAALSAWRIIKDSDRVGFVLIGADQVEYIKPQRSKHHLLHALRRLCDFNHALDISSVNQGPASLSECVDTLIRNQTKNATIIILSDWAGASETDIERLKYLQQRNDVLSVMIYDPLERKLPSVTNTQLVLGDGEYQLSVSESEKLQRANKGLKRSSDKRQNELSQLMAIHRLPLIELNTSGKHIEQFTFAIGGVGY, from the coding sequence ATGGCGAAAGCGACCATTGATGATTCTCGGATCTACGTCAGCTACTCGCAACTGATCGAACTACAGGCGCAGACCCATTCGTTCAGTCTACTGCCTCACTTGATTGCTAAAGGCAGTATGTCGGGGCGTAACCAATCACCTTTTCGGGGGCGGGGTCTGAACTTTGAGGAACTGCGTCATTACCAACTCGGCGATGATATCCGTAACCTCGATTGGAAAGTGACTATGCGGACCGGTAAGCCTCATGTGCGCACCTACACCGAAGAAAAAGATCGCCAGTTTATTCTCTGTGTTGACCAGAGAAGCGGGATGTTTTTTTCCTCGGTTGAGACCATGAAATCTGTGGTCGCTGCGCAAGTGGCGGCGTTGTCTGCTTGGCGTATTATTAAAGACAGCGACAGAGTCGGCTTTGTGCTGATTGGCGCTGATCAAGTGGAATACATTAAACCGCAGCGATCCAAACACCATCTGCTTCACGCGCTACGCCGTTTATGCGATTTTAATCATGCCTTAGATATCAGTAGCGTTAACCAAGGTCCTGCCTCACTGAGCGAGTGCGTTGATACTCTGATCCGCAACCAAACCAAAAACGCGACCATCATAATATTAAGTGATTGGGCAGGTGCCAGCGAAACCGATATCGAACGCCTCAAATATCTGCAACAACGCAATGACGTACTTAGCGTGATGATTTACGACCCACTTGAACGAAAATTACCATCGGTTACCAATACTCAACTGGTGTTGGGTGACGGCGAATATCAATTAAGTGTCAGTGAAAGCGAAAAGTTACAACGCGCCAATAAGGGACTCAAACGTTCATCGGATAAACGCCAAAATGAGCTGTCTCAATTGATGGCAATCCATCGCTTACCTCTGATTGAACTCAATACCAGTGGCAAACACATTGAACAATTTACCTTCGCGATTGGAGGAGTTGGATATTGA
- a CDS encoding AAA family ATPase codes for MNQAQSELNRLIEQVGQSVIGQRDVVTALVIGLMTNGHVLLEGLPGTAKTRSIKKLAEQLQAPFGRIQFTPDLLPSDVTGTEIYQEVEGKPQLHFQHGPIFNSIVLADEVNRAPAKVQAALLEAMAESTVTIGKQTHALPALFMVLATQNPIEQEGTYPLPEAQMDRFLIKVSVDYPEREAEREIIRLVRAEEHNHSATQSAFSPVSTEAIFQARAELCQMTVSEIVENYIVNLVMATRQPEQLTEQNLAKWITVGASPRASIALDKCSRAYAWLQGRDYVEPDDVRAVVPWVLSHRVTLSYQALAEQITADEVVNQLLDCVAIG; via the coding sequence CGGCTTGATGACCAATGGTCACGTGCTATTAGAAGGCTTACCAGGAACGGCGAAAACGCGTTCTATCAAAAAACTGGCTGAGCAACTGCAAGCCCCGTTTGGTCGGATTCAATTTACCCCCGATCTTTTACCCTCTGATGTAACCGGCACGGAAATCTATCAAGAAGTCGAGGGAAAGCCACAACTGCACTTTCAACATGGTCCTATTTTTAACAGCATCGTCTTGGCGGATGAAGTCAATCGTGCTCCGGCGAAAGTACAAGCGGCGTTATTAGAGGCGATGGCAGAAAGTACCGTGACCATTGGGAAGCAGACGCACGCATTACCAGCGTTGTTTATGGTACTCGCGACGCAAAACCCGATAGAACAAGAGGGCACCTATCCCTTGCCAGAAGCTCAGATGGACCGTTTTCTAATCAAAGTGTCTGTTGATTATCCCGAGCGTGAAGCTGAACGAGAGATTATTCGTTTGGTGCGGGCAGAAGAGCACAATCACAGCGCCACTCAGTCAGCCTTTTCCCCAGTTTCAACCGAGGCGATTTTTCAGGCGAGAGCTGAACTGTGTCAAATGACCGTGTCTGAAATCGTTGAAAACTATATCGTCAATTTAGTGATGGCTACCCGACAGCCAGAGCAATTAACCGAGCAAAACTTAGCAAAATGGATCACGGTCGGTGCCTCACCGCGAGCGTCAATTGCCCTGGATAAATGCAGCCGCGCCTATGCTTGGTTACAAGGCAGAGATTATGTCGAGCCTGATGATGTGCGCGCCGTGGTGCCTTGGGTACTCAGCCACAGAGTGACGTTGTCGTATCAAGCACTGGCGGAACAAATCACCGCCGATGAGGTCGTCAACCAGTTGTTAGACTGCGTGGCGATTGGGTGA